CCGCACTCCAGTGCGGCAAGTGCGGCCGTTGCGCGCGAGATGAACCGCTCATTGTCAAACATGTGAGGCTCCATGATGATGTTTCCTCCTACTCTGTTCGTGGCCATACCGCGGGAGACTGGACCTGACCTTTCGTATTTTCGCTTTGGCTGACGCCCGCGCTCGGTTCACCTTCGCCCATGCACAGCTAACCATGGCAGTCGGGCTCGCTGTCCCTGAGGAATGCCTCGAGCACCTCCTCGTCTTGATCTCGCAACGCGTCGGCGGGCACCCCATCGAAATCGAGATGTGGACACATCATCCAGTTCAGCAGACGGAATTCGCTCCATCCGGCCGCTCTGGAGGCAGCGACGATCTTGACCAAGCCGGGGTAGAGCCTGCGGTTGCTCGAGTCGAACTGGAAGGCGGGGAAGCTCCACTTGCCGGCGATGCGGAAGCGAATGATCCGTTCTTGAAGCGAGGAAGACCAAGCCAGATCGGTGGAAGCGAGGGCCAGTAGCCTGCGCGCTTCAACCTCGTCCACCATTTCCACACCACTCAGGATCTGCCGGCGCATCGCGTGTCGGAGCGCGGCTTCCCGACGGCGCTCACCATAGCTCAGGGTCATCACATCACCATCGGCCGATTTTCCAGATCGGCGGCACGGTCCAGCATCCGCAGAACGGTCCGCAGGCTTGGACGTGCGGGTGCATGGGGCGCCACGGCTGCAAGAGCGTCGGTGATGGAGTGGATCGACGCCTCCGACAGCGCCCGGGCTCGGCCCTCCCGCTCGGCAAAGGCGATCAGTTCGGGGAGATCCACCTCCTGCAGCCGCAGGATGGTGCAGCGGCTGAGCAGCGGTTCCGGCAGCGGCGTCACCGTGTTCGTCAGCAGGACCCAGCTCAGCAGCGACATGTCAAAGCGCACGCGGAAGTAGGGACAAGTCCAGTCAACGGCGGTGCCGGGCTCGAGAAGTGGCAGCAGCCCCTCGGCCAATCCGAACGGGTGACCCTTGTCGGATCGGACATGGCCGGCCTTGTCCAGCTCGTCGATGACGATGAACGGGTTGCCAGTCAGCCGCGCCAGGATGAACTCCAGCACTCGCCCGGGGCGAGCGCTGGACCAGCCCCGCTGGCAGCCGACGACTCCGAAGCTGCTGGCTTCGCCGGTTGCGTCGATGACGATGCTCGGAGCGCCGACAAGATCACCGAGACGCCGAACCCACCGCGTCTTGCCGATGCCTGGCGGCCCATCCAGGATCACGGGCGGCAGGCGGAAGCCCGCATGACCTTCACGAACGGACCGGCGCATGGCGCGCCAGGCATATTCGGTCGCCGCCGCCATCCACGGCATCTCGGCATGCAGCGCTGCTGCAAGATCGTCAGCCTGGTGCTCATCGCTGATCCGGGCGAGGTGGACGCCGTCCTTCAGCGCCGACAGCCGGTCGCGGTCGCTCCTGTCGAGGTGGCCGAGTCCGGACTCACGCAGGATACGATCAAAAACGCGGTTGGCCCGCCGGTCCGCGCGCTTGTGGTCCTCCCGTGAGATATGGACGTCCTCGATCCTGTCCATGCATGCCCTGTCGTGGAGCTCCTCATCGTCACACTTCGGCAGCTCAACTCCGGTGCGGTCAGCCCGCAGCCGCA
Above is a genomic segment from Paracoccus aestuarii containing:
- a CDS encoding AAA family ATPase; translation: MTSFPFIKATFPDPDMNPRQMARRLVLHLLRLRADRTGVELPKCDDEELHDRACMDRIEDVHISREDHKRADRRANRVFDRILRESGLGHLDRSDRDRLSALKDGVHLARISDEHQADDLAAALHAEMPWMAAATEYAWRAMRRSVREGHAGFRLPPVILDGPPGIGKTRWVRRLGDLVGAPSIVIDATGEASSFGVVGCQRGWSSARPGRVLEFILARLTGNPFIVIDELDKAGHVRSDKGHPFGLAEGLLPLLEPGTAVDWTCPYFRVRFDMSLLSWVLLTNTVTPLPEPLLSRCTILRLQEVDLPELIAFAEREGRARALSEASIHSITDALAAVAPHAPARPSLRTVLRMLDRAADLENRPMVM